GGGGGTGTCGCTGGTGCTGACGGGATGCGGGGAGAAAAAAGCCCCTGAAGCCGAACTGCCCAGGGTTGGTGTTCAACGTGTTCAGCCCAGTGATTTCGCAGCGTCCGTAACCCTGACCGGCGATGTTCAGGCGCGGGTGCAGACCGATCTTTCCTTTCGCGTGGGCGGCAAGATCATTGCCCGCAGCGTCGATGTCGGCGATCACATCAAGGCCAACCAGGTACTGGCCAGGCTTGACCCCAAGGACCTGCAGACCAACGTCGACTCGGCCAAGGCCGAGGTCTTCGCCGAGCAGGCGCGCGTGACCCAGACTGCCGCGGCCTTTGTTCGCCAGCAAAAACTGTTGCCCAAGGGCTACACCAGCCAGAGCGAGTACGACTCGGCCGAAGCCGCCTTGCGCAGCAGCCAGAGCGCACTCAAGGCCGCCCAGGCGCAACTGGCCAACGCCCGAGAGCAGTTGAGCTACACCGCGCTGGTCGCCGAGGCGGACGGGGTGATCACCGAGCGCCAGGCCGAGGTCGGCCAGGTGGTTCAGGCCACGGTGCCGATCTTCAGCCTGGCCCGCGATGGTGAGCGCGATGCGGTGTTCAATGTCTACGAAGCCTTGCTGGTGGCCCCGGCCACCCGTGAGGCAATCAAGGTCAGCCTGGTGGATAACCCGAAAATCCAGGCTCAGGGTTACATCCGTGAGGTCACCCCGACGGTTTCGGCGCAAAGCGGCACGGTGCAGGTCAAGGTGGCATTGAATGATGTGCCGCCCGGCATGGACCTGGGCTCGCCAGTTACTGCCACAGGCAAAGTTCAGGGCAAGCCGAGCGTAGAGTTGCCCTGGTCAGCGCTGACCAAAGACCTGCATGAGCCGGCGGTGTGGCTGGTGGGCGAGGGTGACAAGGTGCGCTTGCAGAAGGTCAAGGTGATGCGCTACCTGACCGGCAAGGTGGTGGTGGGCGATGGCCTCAAAGGTGGGGAAACCGTTGTGGTAACGGGCGGGCAACTGCTAAATCCGGGCATGCAGGTGGAAATCGCGCCGCTCAAGGACAGCGGGGTGGCGCAATGAAAGCAATCACGTTTGTCTTGGGCGGCGCACTACTGCTCGTAGGTTGCGGCAAGCAAGCCAGTGCGCCAGAACCTGTGCGACCAGTGCTGTCGGTCATTGCCCAGCCGCAGGTACAGGCCAATCTTGGACGTTTCGCTGGCAGCATCCAGGCCCGTTTTGAAAGCACCCTGGGCTTTCGTGTGGGGGGCCGGATTGCCCGGCGCTGGGTCGATGTCGGCAGTCAAGTGCAACCAGGCGATGTGCTTGCCAGCCTTGATCCCACCGACCAGCGCAACCAGTTGCGCGCCGCTGAGGGCGACCTGGCGAAGATCCAGGCGCAGTGGATCAACGCCCAGGCCAACGCCCGACGTCAGCAGCAGTTGTTTGATCGCGGCGTGGGTGCGCAAGCCCAGCTGGACATCGCGCAGACCGACCTGAAGACCACTGGAGCCTCCCTCAAGCAGGCGCGGGCGGCGGTTGACCAGGCCCGTGATCAACTGGGTTACAGCGAGCTGAAGGCCGACCATGGCGCCGTAGTCACCAATTGGCAGGCCGAGGCCGGGCAAACGGTGAGTGCCGGCCAGGCCGTGGTGACCCTGGCGCGACCGGATATCAAGGAAGCGGTGATCGACCTGCCGACCAGCCTGGCCGAGCAATTGAACACGCAGCTTCAGTTCCTGGTGGCCTCGCAACTGGACCCGGATATCAACACCACAGCGACCCTGCGTGAGCTGGAGCCGCAGGCCGATGCCACCACGCGCACCCGTCGCGCCCGCCTGACCTTGGTCGATACGCCGAATGCGTTCCGTCTCGGCACGGCTATCAGCGTCACCCTGACCTCGGCGGTTTCGCCACGCACCGAACTGCCGGCGTCGGCCTTGCTCGAAAGCGACGGCAAGACCCGGGTATGGGTGGTCGATCCGCAGCAAAAAACCGTCGCTACACGTGATGTGAAGCTGCTTGAGCGTACCCCCGGCAGCGTAGTGCTGGCCTCGGGCGTACAGCCTGGCGAGCGAGTAGTAACCGCCGGTGTAAACAGTCTCAAACCGGGCCAGAAGGTCATCGTCGACGAGGAAGACCCGCAATGAATGGAAGCTTCAACCTGTCGGAGTGGGCGCTGAAGCACCAATCCTTTGTCTGGTACCTGATGTTCGTCGGCTTGCTGATGGGCGTGTTTTCCTACATGAACCTGGGGCGTGAGGAAGACCCTTCGTTCACCATCAAGACCATGGTCATTCAGACCCGCTGGCCGGGTGCGACCCAGGATGAAACCCTGTACCAGGTCACCGACCGCATCGAAAAGAAGCTCGAAGAGCTGGACTCCCTCGACTATGTGAAAAGCTACACCCGCCCTGGCGAGTCGACCGTTTACGTCAACCTGCGCGACACCACCAAGGCGGCGGACATCCCGCAGATCTGGTATCAGGTGCGCAAGAAGATCCAGGATATTCGCGGCGAGTTTCCACAAGGCATTCAGGGCCCGGGTTTCAACGATGAGTTCGGTGACGTGTTCGGCTCGATCTACGCCTTTACCGCCGATGGCCTGAGCATGCGCCAGCTGCGCGACTACGTCGAACAGGTGCGCGCCGAGATCCGTGAAGTGCCCAACCTGGGCAAGGTGGAAATGATCGGCACCCAGGACGAGGTGCTCTACCTGAACTTCTCGACCCGCAAGCTGGCGTCGTTCGGCATCGACCAGCGCCAGGTATTGCAGGCCCTGCAGAGCCAGAACGCAGTCACCCCGGCGGGGGTTATCGAAGCCGGTCCCGAGCGCATTTCGGTACGCACCACCGGGCAGTTCGCTTCGGAAAAAGACCTGGAAGCGGTCAACCTGCGGATAAACGACCGTTTTTTCCGCCTGGCGGATATCGCCGAGATCCAGCGAGGCTTTGTCGACCCACCCGCGCCGATGTTTCGCTACAACGGCCAGACCGCCATTGGTCTTGCCATCGGCATGAAGGCCGGCGGCAACATCCAGGTGTTCGGTGCCGACCTGCACAAGATGATGGACCGCGTGGTCTCCGAGTTGCCGGTTGGTGTTGGCGTGCATACGGTGTCTGACCAGGCGGTGGTAGTAGAGGAGGCCGTGGGCGGCTTTACCAGCGCCCTGTTCGAGGCGGTGGTGATCGTCCTGGTGGTCAGCTTCATCAGCCTCGGGGTACGCGCCGGTCTGGTGGTGGCCTGTTCGATTCCGCTGGTGCTGGCCATGGTCTTCATCTTCATGGAATACAGCGGCATCACCATGCAGCGGATCTCCCTGGGCGCGCTGATCATTGCCCTGGGCCTGTTGGTGGACGATGCGATGA
This portion of the Pseudomonas sp. SORT22 genome encodes:
- a CDS encoding efflux RND transporter periplasmic adaptor subunit, translated to MRVLRPLSLVCLGVSLVLTGCGEKKAPEAELPRVGVQRVQPSDFAASVTLTGDVQARVQTDLSFRVGGKIIARSVDVGDHIKANQVLARLDPKDLQTNVDSAKAEVFAEQARVTQTAAAFVRQQKLLPKGYTSQSEYDSAEAALRSSQSALKAAQAQLANAREQLSYTALVAEADGVITERQAEVGQVVQATVPIFSLARDGERDAVFNVYEALLVAPATREAIKVSLVDNPKIQAQGYIREVTPTVSAQSGTVQVKVALNDVPPGMDLGSPVTATGKVQGKPSVELPWSALTKDLHEPAVWLVGEGDKVRLQKVKVMRYLTGKVVVGDGLKGGETVVVTGGQLLNPGMQVEIAPLKDSGVAQ
- a CDS encoding efflux RND transporter periplasmic adaptor subunit, which encodes MKAITFVLGGALLLVGCGKQASAPEPVRPVLSVIAQPQVQANLGRFAGSIQARFESTLGFRVGGRIARRWVDVGSQVQPGDVLASLDPTDQRNQLRAAEGDLAKIQAQWINAQANARRQQQLFDRGVGAQAQLDIAQTDLKTTGASLKQARAAVDQARDQLGYSELKADHGAVVTNWQAEAGQTVSAGQAVVTLARPDIKEAVIDLPTSLAEQLNTQLQFLVASQLDPDINTTATLRELEPQADATTRTRRARLTLVDTPNAFRLGTAISVTLTSAVSPRTELPASALLESDGKTRVWVVDPQQKTVATRDVKLLERTPGSVVLASGVQPGERVVTAGVNSLKPGQKVIVDEEDPQ